A DNA window from Pseudomonas sp. B21-056 contains the following coding sequences:
- a CDS encoding imelysin family protein: MIRMPLATASLLAIAISLAGCGEGKDKAAAPQAPTPAASTAAPAAPAAAGKLDEAAAKAVVAHYAEMVYAVYSDAESTAKTLQTAVDAFLAKPNADTLKAARAAWVAARVPYLQSEVFRFGNTIIDDWEGQVNAWPLDEGLIDYVDKSYEHALGNPGATANIIANTEVQVGEDKVDVKDITPEKLASLNELGGSEANVATGYHAIEFLLWGQDLNGTGPGAGNRPASDYLQGAGATGGHNDRRRAYLKSVTQLLVSDLEEMVGNWKPNVADNYRATLEAEPAESGLRKMLFGMGSLSLGELAGERMKVSLEANSPEDEQDCFSDNTHNSHFYDAKGVRNVYLGEYTRVDGTKMTGASLSSLVAKADPAADTALKADLASTEAKIQVMVDHANKGEHYDQLIAAGNTAGNQIVRDAIAALVKQTGSIEQAAGKLGISDLNPDNADHEF, translated from the coding sequence ATGATTCGTATGCCCCTGGCTACCGCCAGTCTGCTGGCCATCGCTATTTCCCTCGCCGGCTGCGGCGAAGGCAAAGACAAGGCTGCCGCGCCGCAAGCGCCAACGCCTGCCGCCAGCACTGCGGCACCGGCCGCCCCTGCTGCTGCCGGCAAACTCGACGAAGCCGCCGCCAAGGCCGTCGTCGCGCATTACGCCGAGATGGTCTATGCCGTCTACAGCGATGCCGAATCCACCGCGAAAACCCTGCAAACCGCCGTCGACGCGTTCCTAGCCAAGCCGAACGCCGACACCCTGAAAGCCGCCCGGGCCGCCTGGGTCGCCGCACGCGTACCTTATCTGCAGAGCGAAGTGTTCCGCTTCGGCAACACCATCATCGACGACTGGGAAGGCCAGGTGAACGCCTGGCCCCTGGACGAAGGCCTGATCGACTATGTCGACAAATCCTACGAGCACGCCCTGGGCAACCCCGGCGCCACCGCCAACATCATCGCCAACACTGAAGTCCAGGTGGGTGAAGACAAGGTCGACGTGAAAGACATCACCCCGGAAAAACTCGCCAGCCTGAACGAGCTGGGTGGTTCCGAGGCCAACGTCGCCACCGGCTACCACGCCATCGAATTCCTGCTGTGGGGCCAGGACCTCAATGGCACCGGCCCGGGTGCCGGCAACCGCCCGGCGTCCGACTACCTGCAAGGTGCCGGCGCCACTGGCGGCCACAACGACCGTCGTCGTGCCTACCTCAAGTCCGTGACCCAACTGCTGGTCAGCGACCTGGAAGAAATGGTCGGCAACTGGAAGCCGAACGTGGCCGACAACTACCGCGCCACCCTGGAAGCGGAACCGGCCGAAAGCGGCCTGCGCAAGATGCTGTTCGGCATGGGCAGCCTGTCCCTGGGTGAACTGGCGGGCGAGCGCATGAAGGTGTCCCTGGAAGCCAACTCGCCAGAAGACGAGCAGGACTGCTTCAGCGACAACACCCATAACTCGCACTTCTACGATGCCAAGGGCGTGCGTAACGTCTACCTGGGTGAGTACACCCGTGTCGACGGCACCAAGATGACCGGCGCCAGCCTGTCGTCCCTGGTAGCCAAGGCTGACCCGGCTGCGGACACCGCGCTCAAGGCCGACCTGGCCAGTACCGAAGCCAAGATCCAGGTCATGGTCGATCACGCCAACAAGGGTGAGCACTACGACCAGTTGATCGCCGCCGGCAACACCGCCGGCAACCAGATCGTCCGCGACGCCATCGCCGCCCTGGTCAAGCAGACCGGCTCGATCGAACAGGCTGCCGGCAAACTGGGCATCAGCGACCTGAACCCGGACAACGCTGATCACGAGTTCTGA
- a CDS encoding putative bifunctional diguanylate cyclase/phosphodiesterase: MKLELKNSLSVKLLRVVLLSALIVGVILSCAQIVFDAYKTNRAVASDAQRILDMFRDPSTQAVYSLDREMGMQVIEGLFQDEAVRMASIGHPHETMLAEKTRPLQHSESRWLTDLILGKERTFTTQLVGRGPYSEYYGDLSITLDTATYGQSFIISSVIIFISGMLRALAMGLVLYLVYHWLLTKPLSRIIEHLTEINPDRPSEHKIPQLRGHEQNELGLWINTANQLLASIERNTHLRHEAENSLLRMAQYDFLTGLPNRQQLQQQLDKILVDAGRLQRRVAVLCVGLDDFKSINEQFSYQTGDQLLLALADRLRAHSGRLGALARLGGDQFALVQADIEQPYEAAELSQSILDDLEAPFALDDQEIRLRATIGITLFPEDGDSTEKLLQKAEQTMTLAKSRSRNRYQFYIASVDSEMRRRRELEKDLRDALVRDQFTLVYQPQISYRDLRVVGTEALIRWHHPEHGFVPPDLFIPLAEQNGTIIAIGEWVLDQACKQLREWHDQGFVEMRMAVNLSTVQLHHAELPRVVNNFLQMYRLPPRSLELEVTETGLMEDITTAAQHLLSLRRSGALIAIDDFGTGYSSLSYLKSLPLDKIKIDKSFVQDLLDDEDDATIVRAIIQLGKSLGMQVIAEGVETVEQEAYIIAEGCHEGQGYYYSKPLPARELGVYLKQAQRSKASIL; the protein is encoded by the coding sequence TTGAAGCTGGAACTCAAGAACAGCTTGTCTGTGAAGTTGCTCCGGGTCGTGCTCCTTTCGGCATTGATCGTTGGCGTGATTTTGAGCTGTGCTCAGATCGTGTTCGATGCCTACAAAACCAACCGGGCCGTTGCCAGCGACGCCCAACGCATCCTCGATATGTTTCGCGATCCCTCGACCCAGGCCGTCTACAGCCTCGACCGGGAAATGGGCATGCAGGTGATCGAAGGGCTGTTCCAGGACGAAGCCGTCCGCATGGCCTCCATCGGTCACCCTCACGAAACCATGCTCGCCGAAAAGACCCGGCCCTTGCAGCACTCCGAAAGCCGTTGGCTGACCGACCTGATCCTGGGCAAGGAACGTACCTTCACCACGCAATTGGTTGGCCGCGGCCCCTACAGCGAATACTACGGCGACCTGAGCATCACCCTGGACACCGCCACCTACGGCCAGAGCTTCATCATCAGCTCGGTCATCATTTTCATCTCCGGCATGCTGCGGGCCCTGGCAATGGGCCTGGTGCTGTACTTGGTCTATCACTGGCTGCTGACCAAGCCGCTGTCCCGGATCATCGAGCACCTGACCGAAATCAACCCCGACCGCCCCAGCGAACACAAGATCCCGCAGTTGCGAGGCCATGAGCAGAATGAGCTGGGCCTGTGGATCAACACGGCCAACCAGTTGCTCGCCTCCATCGAGCGCAATACGCACCTGCGCCACGAAGCGGAAAACAGCTTGCTGCGGATGGCCCAGTACGACTTTCTCACCGGCCTGCCCAACCGCCAGCAGCTCCAGCAGCAACTGGACAAGATCCTGGTGGACGCCGGCCGCCTGCAACGTCGGGTCGCGGTATTGTGCGTGGGACTGGATGACTTCAAGAGCATCAACGAACAGTTCAGCTACCAGACCGGCGACCAGTTGCTGCTGGCCCTGGCTGACCGGCTGCGGGCCCACAGCGGGCGCCTGGGTGCGCTGGCACGGCTGGGCGGCGATCAGTTCGCCCTGGTCCAGGCCGACATCGAACAGCCTTACGAAGCCGCCGAACTGTCGCAAAGCATCCTTGACGACCTGGAGGCGCCATTCGCCCTCGACGACCAGGAAATCCGCCTGCGCGCCACCATCGGCATCACGCTGTTCCCCGAAGACGGCGACAGCACCGAGAAGCTGCTACAGAAAGCCGAACAGACCATGACCCTGGCCAAGAGCCGCTCGCGCAACCGCTATCAGTTCTATATCGCCAGCGTCGACAGCGAAATGCGCCGCCGTCGCGAGCTGGAAAAAGACTTGCGCGACGCTCTGGTTCGCGATCAGTTCACCCTGGTCTACCAGCCACAGATCAGCTACCGCGACTTGCGGGTGGTGGGCACCGAAGCCCTGATTCGCTGGCACCATCCCGAACACGGTTTCGTGCCGCCGGATCTGTTCATTCCACTGGCCGAGCAGAACGGCACCATCATCGCCATCGGCGAATGGGTGCTGGACCAGGCCTGCAAGCAACTGCGCGAATGGCACGACCAGGGGTTCGTCGAAATGCGCATGGCGGTCAACCTGTCCACGGTGCAACTGCACCACGCCGAACTGCCGCGGGTGGTGAACAATTTCCTGCAGATGTACCGGTTGCCACCTCGCAGCCTGGAACTCGAGGTCACCGAAACCGGCCTGATGGAAGACATCACCACCGCCGCCCAACACCTGCTGAGCCTGCGCCGCTCCGGCGCGCTGATTGCCATCGACGACTTCGGGACCGGCTATTCGTCCCTGAGTTACCTCAAGAGCCTGCCGCTGGACAAGATCAAGATCGACAAGAGCTTCGTCCAGGACCTGCTCGATGACGAAGACGACGCGACCATCGTCCGCGCCATCATCCAGTTGGGTAAAAGCCTCGGGATGCAGGTGATCGCCGAAGGTGTCGAGACGGTGGAACAGGAAGCCTACATCATCGCCGAGGGCTGCCATGAAGGTCAGGGCTACTACTACAGCAAACCCCTGCCGGCACGGGAGCTGGGGGTTTATCTGAAACAGGCGCAGCGCAGCAAGGCCTCCATTCTCTGA